TAGACGCAGGCACGTCTCACAGACAACCAATAAATGGTATTAACACTGGCCAGCAGGATTACATGACCATTCCGCTGCCAGACGTTGCATTTCTGTTAACCCATCACTGAGAACCCGTATACATCCCACGAATGCTCCCACTTTGCATCTGATCCCCATAACCAGGGAACCGCTGCCTCCAGGCACATCCTTCACACACCACAGCAAAGAAGTAGATGATCCAAACCTTTAAATCGGCGGGACCATGGAAGAAGCCACCATGAGGGCTCCTCAATGAGTATTGAGACTTCCTGCGTCCAAGCAGGACAGAACAGCATTAACGTTGGGGGTTATCTTTGGAAGTCATGACCAGTCGATTACTTTATTATGGAGGTCCCCACTGCCAAGTGAACTTTGAGTCGAAAAAAGCCAAACGTGGTTGATTCTGGTCAATAGAAAATTTGCGCTTGATGTTTATGGTCATTTCCCTTGTATGTTCTGTAGGACACAATAGTTTGAGGAACCATCTTCCCAATGATGACCATACACTCATTCTATTTTAACCAAATCAGGAGCATCAATCCTAAGACTATGGACAGAGCAGAAGGATACAGAGAATGCAGAATTGGATCAGTATTGGATTTACATTCAAGACTGAGAAATTACTAAGGAACCCCCCCAAAATGTCTCAAACATGTCAACCTAATCTAATCCATAGACACCCTTAACTGAAGAGACTCCATAGCCCTGTCACTTCCACTGCACATTAAGGATAACCCCATAGCCTGGTGCCTTCCTCTTTCCATTGACCACTATGGTGGTGGTCTTCTCTAGTTCTACCTTCTCCATGTCTACTTCCTTACCTGCAAACAGCTGCATCCAGGCGCAGATCTTGTACACGGTGGCCGTGTTGCAGAAGAAGAAGAGGGCAAAGCAGGTGATGCAGCCCaggatcagcaccatggacagcagcacAAAAAACGCAGCCGCCTTGAAGGCTCctgaaggaatggtgctgaaatcTGTGAAGGATCCCCGGCAGGTGAACTCTCTGTTGCCTGCTCCATTTCCTACACAGTAGTGGAAAAGCCCAAAGTAGCCAGGCTTAGGTGTGTTGACACTGTCCCCTATCCAGTAGGGCTGGATGAAGACCACCACGTTGATGATGGCAAAGCAGATGGTGAAAATGGCCCATAGGACGCCTATGGCTCTGGAGTTCCTCATGTAATTGTCATGGTAGAGCTTAGAGGCTTCTTGGGAAGGGAGCATCTTGGCACAAGCTGAAGACAAAATACAAAAacctttgtttttagttttttttaggaacccttcttgcaaaaaaaaccaaaaacaaaacaaaaaaaccgtaAGACAAGTGCCTAGGGAGACTGCTGCCCATGCACTAGATGCCAGGAGAGGATGTAGTGAGAGGTTCCCCGATGCTCTGCCAGCTAatcagacatagcagagtccctGGAAGCAACATTTGCCTCTGAAGCCCAAATGAGATATACCCAGCAGATGCCCTGGGTGGCCAAGTAATGCAAGGTGATGCCACAGACCCTTGCCATCTGTGAAAGGGAAGGGGGGGTGGAAGAGGAGAAAATAGCAGTGTCAATGAAACGGCAGAGACTTGGCTGACTCCATCCCTCCCTGCAGCTGCTGGGACTCCATCTTTGCTGTGGCTCCTTCTGCTGCCTGCTGCTCGCTCCCGAGCCTGGGCGCGCCCCCGCTACAATGCAGATTTGGGCAGGAGAAGAAGGGACCGCTTTTCCCAGGCAGCTCTGATCTCATCTGCTTTCCTGATCAAATCACTGGCTCAATCAGAGTGCAAGAAGAGAAGGCTGCGGCCAGAGCAGAGACAGTCCTGTGTGCACAGAGAGCAAGCACAGCAATGCAGAAGGATTAGCTCCTGGCAGGAGGAGGCATGGAGTCTCCTACAAGGATTCCTACAGCTGGAGACAGCAGTGCCAGGCTGGGGATGTGATGTGGCATGTGCCCACTAGGGGCCAGGAAAGACCACTCATCCTATTCATCTTCATTAGACATAAATACACAGGACTTCACCCCATCTGTAGTCATCTTCCAGCATAATATTTGTACATCTCATTATCTAAGAGGGGGTTGGCACAGCTTTGATTTATGCTTTTTGGATGGCaagaacatttttgccactggGGGGTGGATGATGTGGTCGCCCGGGAGCATTTCCACCCATAGGTAACTGTGGAACTAACTAGGTTAGCCCAAATTCTTAAGCGGACCCTAAAGGTCTTGTATGTCTCAAATTCTTGACCATTGGGTCATAGGCCGACCTCCCTGTCTAGTGTGGATCTTCCACATGGACAGGAAGGATATCCTATAAACAGCGGGCTCCAGCAAAGAAAGAGTAAAAATGGCTATAGGGGTATGTTCACACTTAGTTTTTCtgtgctgaaaaaaaataaatgatgtggAATATGCTCTCGGGATTCCTCATGGTTTTTTTAGGATGTGGAATGCATTTTTGAGGTCGTTTTTATGTGGGGGTTTTtcgtgcattttttgcagaggtTTTTCCTGTTTTTTTGCAGCAGTTTTGGCGTAGTTTTTCTtgctttttttcagtttttgtgtgtttttcatgcattttttgcagtggttTTGACATAGTTTTTCATGCATTTTTCGAGCGGTTTTGGCGTAGTTTTTCAtgcatttttgaagcaatttttatgtcgtttttcatgcattttttgctgtgtttttacgTGATTTGTCATGCATTTTTGCCGTGGCTTTGACATagtttttaaagtgttttttgaaGCTGTTTTGACATagtttttcatgcattttttgcTGTGGTTTTTGACGTAAGTTTATGTGGTTTTTCCTGCTTTTTTGCAGCAGGTagtttttcaaacttttttcagtttttgttttttgaagCTGTTTTGACATAGTTTTTCATGCTTTTTTTGCTGCGGTTTTGACATGGTTTTTCGTGCATTTTTAAGTGTTTTTTATGgacttttttatgcattttttctgtgttttttgcagTGGTTTTGACATGGTTTTTCATGCATTTTTGAAGCAGTTTTGACGTAGTTTTCCATGTATTTTTCCTGTGGTTTTGACATAGGTTTTCATGCCTTTTTTGCAGAGGTTTTGACATggtttttcatgcattttttaaGTGGTTTTGTCATAGGTTTTCATGCCGTTTTTCATGCTTCCCCTTTTCATAGGAACTTTGGACGCGGTTTCTGCATGGAAACCGTCCCATGAATGGACATGTCATTTATCTTTTTCTGTGG
This Bufo gargarizans isolate SCDJY-AF-19 chromosome 7, ASM1485885v1, whole genome shotgun sequence DNA region includes the following protein-coding sequences:
- the LHFPL4 gene encoding LHFPL tetraspan subfamily member 4 protein, giving the protein MLPSQEASKLYHDNYMRNSRAIGVLWAIFTICFAIINVVVFIQPYWIGDSVNTPKPGYFGLFHYCVGNGAGNREFTCRGSFTDFSTIPSGAFKAAAFFVLLSMVLILGCITCFALFFFCNTATVYKICAWMQLFAALCLVLACMIFPDGWDAETIRDMCGDKTGKYSLGDCSVRWAYILAIIGILNALILSFLAFVLGNRQNDLLLEELKADNKDDIK